The Vibrio sp. SNU_ST1 genome has a segment encoding these proteins:
- a CDS encoding ATP-binding protein codes for MELTSVLKELQDFVYAEHEASMEKLLETWKKPLEEKLLKGETQRIESVRCSGSNHLEVVLGDNESRFREGDMICLHLGDPSNHKVFGQVAIEAENDGEWLLKVKVDQSLLPQLSEGCYADPAGMDLKPFYDKALADVATSKVGRDVLLPMLSGHLNTETIYDEDFDEAADYAESRGLNEKQSEAVGIGVASKYLACIQGPPGTGKTKVISIIAKLLVEAGQRVFMTSHTHMAINNALNKIVEEGVPVAKVCASGGKKSLSDKVQHFEYASKWQDIPDTGYVIGATPFATCSERLESFTFDTIIFDEASQITVPLALMAMRKGCRFVFVGDHKQLPPVILSQSVLEDSSAFSKMILGNEKVSVLLSQTYRMSPALTEWPSNCYYKGELESKRLPTLSSFSLPKKPHKYSDVLSSDRPSVFIKTPGVNARSVNRKEAALVADLITAAVEAGLSAEEIGVVTPFRGHAKALKTSLQDKLGIFGSKLVVTDTVKRMQGQEREMIIVSFCSSDPQYISAIAEFFFQAERLNVAITRPQTKLVIVGPEIPEGMLQQVDDPKVRQNIEDYKSLVRHCYKVEVD; via the coding sequence ATGGAACTCACTTCGGTATTAAAAGAACTACAAGATTTTGTGTATGCAGAACATGAAGCTAGCATGGAAAAACTTCTAGAAACTTGGAAGAAACCTTTAGAAGAAAAACTATTAAAAGGCGAAACTCAACGAATAGAGTCAGTAAGATGTTCCGGGTCTAATCACCTGGAAGTCGTATTAGGTGATAACGAATCACGCTTTAGAGAAGGCGATATGATTTGCTTGCATCTTGGCGACCCAAGTAACCATAAAGTATTTGGTCAAGTAGCTATTGAAGCTGAAAACGATGGAGAATGGCTGCTCAAAGTCAAAGTAGATCAAAGCTTACTTCCACAATTAAGTGAAGGCTGTTATGCCGACCCCGCAGGCATGGACTTAAAACCGTTTTATGATAAAGCTTTGGCTGATGTAGCAACATCGAAAGTCGGCAGAGACGTATTGCTACCCATGCTTTCCGGACATTTAAATACGGAAACGATTTATGACGAAGACTTTGATGAGGCTGCGGATTATGCCGAATCTCGAGGATTAAATGAAAAACAGAGTGAAGCTGTTGGTATTGGTGTCGCATCTAAATACTTAGCGTGTATTCAAGGTCCTCCCGGAACGGGTAAAACAAAAGTTATTAGTATTATCGCCAAGCTTCTTGTAGAGGCAGGGCAGAGAGTTTTCATGACTTCTCATACCCACATGGCGATCAATAATGCGCTCAACAAAATTGTAGAGGAAGGGGTTCCTGTTGCAAAAGTTTGCGCGAGTGGCGGTAAGAAATCACTGAGTGACAAGGTTCAGCATTTTGAATACGCATCAAAATGGCAAGATATACCGGACACTGGGTATGTGATTGGTGCGACACCTTTTGCTACCTGTAGTGAGCGACTTGAAAGCTTTACATTTGACACCATCATTTTTGACGAAGCTAGCCAAATTACCGTTCCATTGGCGTTAATGGCAATGAGAAAAGGGTGTCGATTTGTATTCGTTGGGGATCATAAGCAGCTTCCTCCTGTGATACTTTCTCAATCCGTTCTTGAGGACAGTTCGGCTTTCTCTAAGATGATTCTTGGCAATGAAAAGGTTTCGGTATTGTTAAGCCAAACTTATCGGATGTCTCCAGCCTTAACTGAATGGCCTAGTAACTGTTATTACAAAGGCGAATTAGAATCGAAAAGACTACCAACGCTGTCATCATTTTCTCTACCTAAAAAGCCTCACAAGTATTCCGACGTCCTCTCTAGCGATCGACCTTCTGTATTTATCAAAACTCCAGGGGTCAATGCCCGAAGTGTAAATAGAAAAGAAGCGGCGTTAGTGGCCGATTTGATAACCGCGGCTGTTGAAGCGGGTTTATCTGCTGAAGAGATAGGTGTTGTTACACCGTTCCGGGGTCATGCCAAAGCTTTAAAGACTAGCCTTCAGGATAAATTGGGGATATTTGGATCAAAATTAGTGGTAACGGATACCGTGAAAAGGATGCAAGGCCAAGAGAGGGAAATGATTATAGTTTCATTCTGCTCCTCAGACCCGCAATACATTAGCGCTATCGCTGAATTCTTTTTCCAAGCGGAACGTCTCAATGTCGCCATTACTAGACCCCAGACTAAGTTGGTTATTGTAGGTCCCGAAATCCCAGAAGGCATGCTGCAGCAGGTGGATGATCCTAAGGTGCGACAAAATATTGAAGATTATAAATCTCTGGTTCGTCACTGTTATAAGGTGGAAGTAGATTAA
- a CDS encoding DUF2726 domain-containing protein: MTNIFIVVIVLVVFFYFIQNYLVKNDDTKDHAYQKKGSLMSAQQATFYNALKSAVGNHGEVFAKVSMSNIVVPAKANNKKNWFIANNKISRSYFDFVVCDPRTLEPRVIIELDNGKELNKGKVDREKLLMHVCKSAGLPLIGASIKHSYQVSRLKRLLAAHIDLIEPSKEVRFCKKCNSPMIIKLASHGDYKGRRFFTCSRQPNCTYTENYNVVFDMDEDSN, translated from the coding sequence ATGACTAATATCTTTATCGTTGTAATTGTTCTGGTTGTGTTCTTTTACTTTATTCAAAACTATCTAGTAAAAAATGATGACACCAAAGATCATGCTTATCAGAAGAAAGGCTCGTTAATGTCGGCGCAACAAGCGACATTCTATAACGCACTTAAATCCGCAGTGGGTAACCATGGGGAAGTATTTGCTAAAGTGAGCATGTCTAACATAGTTGTCCCCGCTAAGGCGAACAATAAAAAGAATTGGTTTATCGCGAACAACAAAATATCACGTAGTTATTTTGACTTTGTAGTGTGCGACCCGCGAACGTTAGAGCCACGCGTAATCATCGAATTGGACAATGGAAAAGAGCTTAATAAAGGAAAGGTTGATCGCGAGAAGCTATTGATGCACGTTTGTAAATCGGCAGGCCTTCCACTTATTGGCGCTTCAATTAAGCACAGTTATCAAGTGAGCCGTTTGAAGAGGTTACTGGCAGCACACATCGATTTAATTGAGCCATCAAAAGAGGTTCGATTCTGCAAGAAATGTAACAGCCCTATGATCATCAAACTGGCAAGCCATGGCGATTATAAAGGCCGACGTTTCTTTACTTGTAGTCGTCAACCTAACTGTACTTATACCGAGAACTACAACGTAGTGTTCGACATGGATGAAGATTCTAACTAA
- a CDS encoding diguanylate cyclase — MNNNRVLGSFLFVVLMSTVLGLYLLYPTYDDDLQYIRPENPSAYSPEKEMSLTQYGAELIEILNVSRGDPQLASQKLETLKATSPTQDKAIYRGYELMILSNLAQHKLDKQAVSEYTREIKALALREDMGWLKAQSLVELAIELISKGELAEAESQVQAAIDIAESIHYEELLIKAYNTAGSIKNIQNDLPEAQYFFHKGLNLGKKYPKHIYNSKLMSNMALLYIYLEDWPKALQLIEKAKSLYIKSGLRDGSIIGVLYVNESFAYLRSGDLTKGREAYKSAAKFNDDSVSERYKILLLKAQSEVLLAEKNFELAREVTNQCIRYPGIEKYTLQLGQCYLNRALANIGLNRDNFVFYDLKRSSTMFDVVGSRSWKVLGFKALAEYYESKGNNDVGLHYFKLYYKGNKALLFDKRQSDIFLLEQDFATASLAKENELLNAEKELAEMTLDKQRLKERIVVVLGVMVIISFALLLVRLCSMQKTNKELVKQSTRCELTGLFNRRYLEQLLTRPMPFRLSPFGYTLAILDLDQFKRVNDTYGHDIGDQVLVEVAKRIERTLLTNDVLARWGGEEFVLLLAGTQDPGKQLEMVRQAIAEQSIETHSGLLTLTTSIGATIHLTNQELNRSTYKQHLKSADDALYQAKQSGRNKVVIA; from the coding sequence ATGAATAACAACAGAGTGTTAGGATCATTTCTTTTCGTCGTACTTATGAGTACGGTACTTGGATTGTACCTACTCTATCCAACTTATGACGACGATTTACAGTATATTCGACCAGAAAATCCGAGTGCGTATAGCCCCGAGAAAGAGATGTCTCTTACTCAATACGGCGCTGAACTCATTGAAATCCTTAATGTGTCTCGCGGTGATCCACAACTTGCCTCCCAAAAGCTTGAAACCTTAAAAGCAACGAGCCCCACGCAAGATAAAGCCATCTATCGTGGTTATGAACTAATGATTTTGTCGAATCTCGCACAGCATAAGCTCGATAAACAAGCTGTTTCTGAATACACTCGAGAGATTAAGGCGTTAGCACTGCGTGAAGATATGGGGTGGCTAAAGGCACAGTCATTAGTTGAATTAGCGATTGAGCTTATTAGTAAAGGTGAGTTAGCCGAGGCTGAATCTCAAGTTCAAGCTGCAATAGACATCGCTGAATCAATCCATTATGAAGAATTGTTGATTAAAGCCTACAACACTGCGGGCTCGATTAAAAATATCCAAAATGACTTACCCGAAGCTCAGTATTTTTTTCATAAAGGCTTAAATCTTGGTAAGAAATACCCGAAGCATATTTATAACAGTAAGCTTATGTCGAATATGGCATTGCTTTATATCTATTTGGAAGATTGGCCGAAAGCACTCCAATTAATAGAAAAGGCCAAAAGCCTCTATATTAAGAGCGGCTTACGTGATGGTTCAATCATAGGCGTGTTATATGTTAATGAATCATTTGCCTATCTACGCAGTGGTGACTTAACAAAAGGTCGAGAGGCTTATAAAAGTGCTGCCAAATTTAATGACGATAGCGTTAGTGAAAGATACAAAATCCTTCTGTTGAAAGCTCAGAGTGAAGTCCTACTAGCAGAGAAGAACTTTGAGTTAGCAAGGGAAGTAACAAACCAATGTATTCGTTACCCGGGAATCGAAAAGTACACACTTCAATTGGGTCAATGTTACTTAAACAGAGCCTTGGCTAATATCGGTTTGAACAGAGATAACTTTGTTTTCTATGATCTAAAACGTTCGTCTACGATGTTTGATGTTGTCGGTAGCCGTAGTTGGAAGGTGCTTGGTTTCAAAGCGCTTGCAGAATACTATGAATCTAAAGGTAACAATGATGTTGGACTTCACTATTTCAAGCTTTATTACAAGGGTAACAAGGCGCTGTTATTTGATAAGCGCCAGAGTGATATCTTTTTATTAGAACAAGACTTTGCTACGGCTTCATTAGCGAAAGAGAATGAACTGCTTAATGCGGAAAAAGAGCTCGCTGAGATGACTTTAGATAAACAGCGTTTAAAGGAGCGAATTGTCGTCGTACTTGGCGTTATGGTCATCATAAGCTTTGCGCTACTACTGGTAAGGTTATGCTCTATGCAAAAGACCAACAAAGAGTTGGTTAAGCAATCGACGAGATGTGAGTTGACAGGTTTATTCAATAGACGCTACCTGGAACAATTGTTAACTCGGCCAATGCCATTTCGTTTGTCTCCGTTCGGATATACGCTTGCTATTTTGGACTTAGACCAATTTAAACGCGTCAATGATACTTACGGGCATGATATTGGTGACCAAGTGTTAGTGGAGGTCGCTAAGCGTATAGAGCGAACACTATTAACAAATGACGTCTTAGCACGGTGGGGTGGGGAAGAGTTCGTTTTACTGCTTGCAGGCACTCAAGATCCGGGCAAACAGTTGGAAATGGTAAGACAAGCTATCGCTGAACAATCGATAGAAACACATTCCGGTCTGTTAACATTGACTACATCGATAGGTGCAACGATTCATTTAACGAATCAAGAGTTAAATCGCAGTACCTACAAGCAGCACTTGAAATCAGCAGATGACGCTTTATACCAAGCAAAACAATCAGGGCGTAACAAAGTAGTCATTGCATAA
- a CDS encoding M20/M25/M40 family metallo-hydrolase yields MTQINEQRLVEHFCDLVKIDSESRNEKAIAEALAEQLGELGFEVHKLAVPEEVSNGFNIYARLDGTLPGSTVFSCHMDTVTPGIGIEPIIDDGIIRSKGNTILGGDDKSGIAAIMEAVRCIKAEGQEHKTIEIAFTVFEEGGLFGSLNFDMSYIQSEHAIVLDTGGPIGTIVNAAPGQQKIVANIKGRPAHAGLAPEEGISAIQVAADAITKMNLLRIDEETTANVGIVEGGQATNIVMPELKVVAEARSLNGEKLTAQVEHMISTFQESAKQFGAEVEIESTRAYDAFVIADDHPHILSIKSAFEKLGVTANTKRTGGGSDANNFNAKGLTTVNLSTGMAKVHTTEEYIAVKDMVAITEFVVAYVTQ; encoded by the coding sequence ATGACCCAAATTAATGAACAACGTCTCGTAGAACATTTCTGCGATCTAGTGAAAATTGATAGTGAATCTCGTAACGAAAAAGCGATTGCTGAAGCTTTGGCTGAGCAACTTGGTGAACTGGGTTTTGAAGTTCACAAACTAGCGGTTCCTGAAGAAGTGTCTAACGGTTTCAACATTTACGCTCGTCTAGATGGCACTCTTCCAGGTAGCACAGTGTTCAGCTGCCACATGGACACTGTAACGCCAGGTATTGGCATTGAGCCAATCATCGATGACGGTATCATCCGTTCAAAAGGTAACACAATTCTAGGTGGCGACGACAAGTCTGGTATCGCGGCTATCATGGAAGCAGTTCGTTGCATTAAAGCTGAAGGCCAAGAGCACAAAACTATCGAGATTGCATTTACAGTATTCGAAGAAGGCGGTCTGTTCGGTTCTTTAAACTTCGATATGTCTTACATTCAGTCTGAGCACGCTATCGTACTTGATACAGGCGGCCCAATAGGCACTATCGTCAATGCGGCTCCGGGTCAGCAGAAGATTGTTGCTAACATCAAAGGTCGCCCTGCTCACGCGGGTTTAGCGCCAGAAGAAGGCATCAGTGCCATTCAAGTTGCTGCAGATGCGATCACTAAGATGAATCTACTTCGTATCGATGAAGAAACTACGGCAAACGTCGGTATTGTTGAAGGCGGTCAAGCGACTAACATCGTAATGCCAGAGCTTAAAGTCGTGGCTGAAGCTCGCTCTCTAAACGGAGAAAAGCTAACAGCTCAAGTTGAGCACATGATCTCTACATTCCAAGAGAGTGCAAAACAGTTCGGTGCTGAAGTAGAAATCGAATCTACTCGTGCTTACGATGCATTCGTTATCGCAGACGACCACCCGCACATTCTTTCTATCAAATCCGCATTCGAGAAGCTTGGCGTAACGGCAAATACCAAACGCACAGGCGGCGGTAGCGATGCAAACAACTTCAATGCTAAAGGTCTAACAACGGTTAACCTTTCTACAGGTATGGCGAAAGTTCACACCACTGAAGAGTACATTGCAGTAAAAGACATGGTCGCAATCACTGAGTTTGTTGTGGCTTACGTGACTCAATAG
- a CDS encoding DUF3859 domain-containing protein produces MAKRSVVVDMTSYGIYTTWDSKSKDLPKIQEFTTTVDAEIDVEFGYILNIKKAKGEKIRYCIYHPNITTDTGEVLEPFDGEEHVGNNDWDFYLGDTIWAPVSNKLGKWRMTVELKGNIIADKTFDLVAKDEGQFWKRRGF; encoded by the coding sequence ATGGCAAAGCGCTCTGTTGTGGTCGACATGACATCTTACGGCATCTATACGACGTGGGATTCTAAATCTAAAGACCTTCCAAAAATCCAAGAGTTCACCACTACCGTTGATGCTGAAATCGACGTGGAATTTGGCTATATCTTGAATATCAAAAAAGCCAAAGGTGAAAAAATCCGTTACTGCATCTATCACCCGAACATCACCACCGACACGGGTGAAGTACTCGAGCCGTTCGATGGTGAAGAGCATGTCGGCAACAATGACTGGGATTTCTACTTAGGCGACACTATCTGGGCTCCTGTCTCCAACAAACTAGGTAAATGGCGCATGACGGTCGAGCTAAAAGGAAACATCATTGCCGACAAGACATTCGACCTTGTTGCGAAAGACGAAGGGCAGTTTTGGAAGCGCAGGGGTTTTTAG
- a CDS encoding ATP-binding protein, with product MKLILIRGLPGSGKSTKAKTYDALHVEADMYYVNDQGDYYFDPRQLQQAHEWCQNTAEDGLKQGLDVVVSNTFIKQWEMKAYRQLALKYKADLVIEVCREQYGSIHDIEPSVIKRMAKDWQE from the coding sequence ATGAAGTTAATACTCATTCGAGGGTTGCCCGGTTCTGGCAAGTCAACAAAAGCAAAAACCTACGATGCATTGCATGTCGAAGCGGATATGTATTATGTGAATGATCAAGGTGACTATTATTTTGACCCAAGGCAGTTGCAGCAGGCGCATGAGTGGTGTCAGAACACTGCAGAAGACGGCTTGAAGCAAGGGTTAGACGTTGTAGTGTCGAATACTTTTATTAAGCAGTGGGAAATGAAGGCTTATCGTCAACTCGCACTCAAATACAAAGCGGATTTGGTTATAGAAGTGTGCCGAGAACAATATGGCAGCATTCACGACATCGAACCGTCGGTGATTAAGCGCATGGCGAAAGATTGGCAAGAATAG
- the metA gene encoding homoserine O-succinyltransferase, producing MPIRIPDQLPASDVLREENIFIMPLSRASTQEIRPLRVLILNLMPKKIETETQFLRLLSNSPLQVDVELLRIDDRPSKNTPTEHLDNFYRQFEMVKGRNFDGLIITGAPLGLVQFEDVIYWDHLKTIMEWANKHVTSTLYVCWAAQAGLKLLYDLPKRTRKDKLSGVYNHEIHNPYHPILRGFDDTFLAPHSRYADFSQEYLAEHTDLDVLATSDVAGVYLAATKDKRNVFVTGHPEYDAHTLHNEYIRDLGEGMEPVIPINYYPNNNPDNKPVASWRSHGHLLFSNWLNYCVYQQTPYDLDHFSEDNFTKDD from the coding sequence TTGCCTATTCGCATTCCAGACCAATTGCCAGCATCTGATGTTCTTCGTGAAGAAAACATCTTTATTATGCCGTTATCAAGAGCATCGACACAGGAAATTCGTCCACTTCGAGTCTTGATCCTCAACCTAATGCCAAAGAAGATTGAAACTGAAACTCAATTCTTACGCCTACTATCCAACAGCCCATTGCAAGTCGATGTAGAGCTGTTGCGTATTGATGACCGACCAAGTAAAAACACGCCGACAGAACACCTTGATAACTTCTACCGTCAATTTGAAATGGTCAAAGGGAGAAACTTTGATGGATTGATCATCACAGGTGCGCCACTTGGCTTGGTTCAATTTGAAGATGTTATCTACTGGGATCATCTAAAAACCATCATGGAATGGGCAAACAAGCATGTGACCTCAACCTTGTATGTGTGTTGGGCAGCTCAAGCTGGCTTAAAGCTCTTGTATGATTTACCAAAGCGTACTCGTAAAGATAAGCTTTCTGGGGTTTACAACCACGAAATACATAACCCGTACCACCCAATTTTACGTGGCTTCGACGATACCTTCTTGGCACCGCACTCTCGCTATGCTGATTTCTCTCAGGAATATTTAGCCGAGCATACCGACCTTGATGTTCTTGCGACTTCTGATGTGGCGGGCGTATACCTAGCGGCAACCAAAGATAAGCGAAACGTATTTGTAACCGGTCACCCTGAATACGATGCTCATACACTTCACAACGAATACATCCGTGATTTGGGTGAAGGCATGGAGCCTGTTATTCCAATTAACTACTACCCGAACAACAATCCAGATAACAAGCCTGTAGCAAGTTGGCGTAGCCACGGACACTTGTTGTTCTCTAACTGGTTAAACTACTGCGTTTACCAGCAAACGCCTTACGATCTGGATCATTTCAGCGAAGACAACTTTACCAAAGACGATTAA
- the pilW gene encoding type IV pilus biogenesis/stability protein PilW: protein MPNKSLLPKPILLSQLTLLASLSLVGCVSVTEGPPKIASDPIAMSQSRIELGLGYMGQGNMVKARENLELAIKHAPSYYRAQLSMAHYYEQVGEVDEARTTYRKALSLDSRNGNVLNNYGTFLCKQGEYEQADKYFNRAIDQPYYYLVSASYENAAFCAFKAGNTDQAKYYFTRAIDHDPNRVKSILQLSKIEVSDADYNDARLRLLKFHQRYGYQIPSLKILVELEQKAGNSALEKKYQSKLDELLSA, encoded by the coding sequence ATGCCTAACAAGTCGCTATTACCAAAACCTATCCTGTTATCTCAACTCACGCTACTCGCCTCTCTTTCCTTAGTAGGTTGTGTTTCTGTAACCGAAGGGCCACCAAAAATTGCTAGTGATCCAATTGCGATGTCTCAATCACGCATTGAATTGGGTTTGGGCTACATGGGACAAGGTAATATGGTCAAAGCACGTGAAAATCTAGAGCTCGCTATCAAACACGCTCCTAGTTATTACCGCGCGCAACTTTCGATGGCACATTACTACGAACAAGTTGGCGAAGTAGATGAAGCAAGAACCACTTACCGCAAAGCACTCAGTCTAGATTCAAGAAACGGCAATGTATTGAATAACTACGGTACATTCTTGTGTAAACAGGGCGAATACGAGCAAGCCGATAAATACTTTAACCGTGCCATCGACCAACCCTACTACTACCTTGTCTCTGCAAGTTATGAGAACGCGGCATTCTGCGCGTTTAAGGCTGGTAATACCGACCAAGCAAAATACTACTTCACACGAGCGATTGACCACGACCCAAATCGCGTAAAGTCGATACTACAGCTATCAAAAATTGAAGTGAGTGACGCCGATTACAACGACGCTAGGCTTCGTTTATTGAAATTCCACCAACGTTATGGCTATCAAATTCCATCGCTTAAAATCTTGGTCGAACTTGAACAGAAAGCAGGTAACAGTGCTCTAGAGAAGAAATATCAGAGCAAGTTAGATGAGTTACTTTCTGCTTAG
- the rlmF gene encoding 23S rRNA (adenine(1618)-N(6))-methyltransferase RlmF, with protein MSQSQNRTTLSLSKNSTSSVKTKDNPNKEGCGKRISTKNTSDKSRKNSAPKGAGNNKAKRPFAKDSKGKQGANKGSSNKGSFNKTAFNKNAAQKRRSSEKPQGGLHPRNQHTGRYDFELLVAALPELKEHLIKNPVGEDTINFSDPLAVKLLNKALLAHHYGVKHWDIPAGYLCPPIPGRADYIHRVADILNSDGQGEPYNHASVKALDIGVGANCIYPIIGATEYKWRWTGTDVDSVSIKTANFIAESNPNLKGKIRARLQADSESIFKGVIKDNERYDVTICNPPFHSSLEEAEKGSQRKLDNLAANRAKKAGQSFKPETNKKSVKLDKPTKQDKPTLNFGGQKAELWCPGGEAAFIMKMARESQLFATQVLWFTTLISKKDNVDMVRSELGKLRAKQVKVVEMSQGQKVSRFIAWTFMDDEQRQEWIALK; from the coding sequence ATGAGCCAATCACAAAATAGAACGACGCTAAGCCTGTCGAAAAACAGTACTTCATCAGTAAAAACAAAAGACAACCCAAATAAAGAAGGCTGCGGTAAGCGTATTTCTACAAAGAACACATCTGATAAAAGCCGCAAGAATAGTGCGCCTAAAGGCGCTGGCAATAACAAAGCAAAGCGACCTTTTGCAAAAGACAGCAAAGGTAAGCAGGGTGCGAATAAAGGATCATCGAATAAGGGTTCTTTCAATAAAACGGCTTTTAACAAAAACGCAGCCCAGAAAAGACGTTCGTCAGAGAAGCCTCAAGGTGGATTACACCCTAGAAACCAACACACAGGTCGCTACGACTTTGAGTTATTGGTTGCAGCCTTGCCTGAGCTAAAAGAACATCTGATCAAGAACCCGGTTGGTGAAGACACCATTAATTTCTCTGATCCATTAGCCGTTAAGCTACTTAACAAAGCTTTACTGGCGCATCATTATGGCGTTAAGCATTGGGATATTCCTGCTGGTTACTTGTGCCCGCCAATTCCTGGCCGTGCTGATTATATCCACAGAGTGGCAGACATCCTTAATAGTGATGGTCAAGGCGAACCATATAACCACGCGTCTGTGAAAGCATTAGATATCGGTGTTGGTGCAAACTGTATTTACCCAATCATTGGTGCGACAGAGTATAAGTGGCGCTGGACAGGTACTGATGTCGATTCAGTCTCCATTAAAACAGCGAACTTCATTGCGGAAAGTAACCCTAATCTAAAAGGTAAGATCCGAGCTCGCCTGCAAGCGGACTCTGAATCTATCTTTAAGGGCGTGATTAAGGACAACGAACGTTACGATGTCACTATTTGTAACCCTCCATTCCACAGTTCTCTTGAAGAAGCGGAAAAGGGCTCACAACGCAAATTGGATAATCTAGCGGCGAACCGTGCTAAGAAAGCCGGTCAGTCGTTCAAGCCAGAAACGAACAAGAAGTCAGTTAAGTTAGATAAACCAACTAAGCAAGATAAACCAACCTTAAACTTTGGTGGTCAAAAAGCCGAGCTTTGGTGTCCGGGTGGTGAAGCAGCTTTCATCATGAAGATGGCGAGAGAGAGCCAGCTTTTCGCTACTCAAGTGTTGTGGTTTACGACATTGATTTCGAAGAAAGACAACGTCGATATGGTTCGTTCAGAGCTGGGTAAGCTAAGAGCTAAACAAGTAAAAGTGGTCGAGATGTCGCAAGGCCAAAAGGTGAGTCGCTTTATCGCATGGACCTTTATGGACGACGAGCAAAGACAAGAGTGGATCGCGCTAAAATAG
- a CDS encoding YgjP-like metallopeptidase domain-containing protein has translation MHPSLRYIQGYPKHILDPVTQLVESGKLVPWFEARYPKNHEIKSEKALFDYAIDIKNRYMKKTPPISKVIYDGKIHLINNALGLHSYVAKNHGGKIKSKNEIRIASVFKNAPEPLLRMLVVHELAHIKEKEHDKAFYQLCCHMEPEYHQLELDARLFMMYLDLKK, from the coding sequence ATGCATCCTTCTTTACGCTATATCCAAGGCTACCCGAAGCACATTCTCGATCCGGTAACTCAACTAGTTGAATCGGGAAAGTTGGTGCCGTGGTTTGAAGCTCGCTACCCAAAGAATCATGAAATAAAAAGCGAGAAAGCCCTGTTTGACTATGCGATTGATATTAAAAATCGTTATATGAAAAAAACACCACCGATCAGCAAAGTGATTTATGACGGCAAGATACACCTAATCAATAATGCATTAGGTCTGCACTCTTACGTCGCGAAAAATCACGGTGGAAAGATCAAATCGAAGAATGAGATTCGTATCGCCAGTGTTTTTAAAAATGCGCCAGAACCTTTGCTGAGAATGCTAGTGGTGCATGAACTGGCGCACATCAAAGAGAAAGAACACGACAAAGCCTTTTACCAACTATGCTGTCACATGGAGCCGGAATATCATCAACTTGAGTTAGATGCCCGTTTATTCATGATGTATTTAGACTTAAAGAAGTAG
- a CDS encoding glutaredoxin family protein has protein sequence MKRVVLYVADKCPHCKDAQRYLDSKKIFYRLTNAKMQRGRKELQAMGARSIPVLKIGDQVMVGWNQKNFDKMYNSKSN, from the coding sequence ATGAAACGTGTTGTATTGTACGTCGCAGACAAATGCCCGCACTGTAAAGATGCACAGCGCTATTTGGATTCAAAGAAAATTTTTTACCGCCTAACGAATGCAAAGATGCAGCGTGGCCGTAAAGAGTTGCAAGCGATGGGTGCTCGCTCTATCCCTGTACTGAAAATCGGTGATCAAGTGATGGTCGGCTGGAATCAGAAGAACTTCGATAAGATGTATAACTCAAAGAGTAACTAA